gaaaaaaaataataaaatacaggaAGTGGTATGATTTGGTTCAGTGAATAAATAACAGTAGACCACTACACATGCAGCTGAGATTATATCGGcagttgtgtgttgtgttacacCCTAGCTTTTGTATATTAAAAAAGATAACACTGATAATGTTACACGGAATTACAGAGAGAATATTTAACAATGGCATtataaaataatctaaaaattgttttaaattgaaCTATGGCAGTTCATTCAGACCAAAACTCATATTGTGATTGTGTTGACTGACAAAGACTGTGTGATTAAAAGTGGCATTATGGAATAAAATGGCAAttatatgaaatgaaaacagctgtgtTTACATGGACCCTAATATTCCACTAATAATCAGACTAATGGGAACAGCTCAACCAGAATAGAAAGACTGGCCTGATTGAAAGGATTATTCAATCTGGCACCTAATAACTGCGTAAGTGCTTAATCCAATCACTTCTTTCTGGTTGGAATATATACAGTGCTTTTGCATATATTTGCCCCACGTTCCACTCCTGATTGATGAACTTTGTCAAAACAACTTATGTGCTGCTAAGACTGCTGATTAATTTGAGAGAACAGCTATAAATGCAAAAACTGCTCCAAGGACATGATTTGGATCCATCTTAGTCATTTTCTTCTattgaataataaaaacattgttgGAATAAAAATTCTGTTAAATTTATGATGCTTCAAAGCAGGTAGAACCAATTAGCGTTAGTCAAAAAAAGTTATATTCTGATTAGATGCTTTCAGGCATTTAAACGTCTATACTATCAGATCACTTCAATTAGGGTCCATGTAAACAGTTAAATTAGGGTGTCTGAGCTTTGATTTCAATCAGGTTGAATATTGTCCATATAACTGCAGCTGAAGTAAaatcaaaacagacacaaaaaaacaaaaaattaaataagacATTACTTCTGTAATGTCTTACACTTCTGGTCTCCATAGTCTTTCCATAATCTCTAACTGTATTATTTTTACCCCAAGAAAGAATAGATGTTGTCAAGGTAACAACTAATTGGATTCAAAATGGTATTAATTTGTACAACAGAGCAAggtctgttttcatgtttcttctTGGGTGGCAGATTGACAGGCAAATGTTTTTGAAAGTTAGTTTCCTCTTCCACCATGCACCTATTCTGGGCTTGATTTCCTAACATTTCCAGTGAATGTTCACATCTCTGTAGCTCTCTGTAATGCACTGCCAAGGGACGGTATCTTAAAGCAACTACAATGCACTACTGTACAAGGATGGTGTAACTttaacaaaagatggtgtttatCGAGATGGATTATTTAACTTCAGGTCTGCATGTTGATGACTTGAATTATGATCAGAAATGCATGGCTTTCTGGAGGCTGCAAATCTGTCTAAACACATACAGCATAACAAAGTCATTTTCTGGTCAGTGATAAAGAATTCACCTTCCATGTTTGAAAGTTTTTCCATAAAATAATCCTTTCATAAGATAAAATGGGTTCGACGCAACACTACACCATTATTTCATGTGCAGACCAATGAATTCCCTGCTTCTCTCTCAACCTATCCCTCCCCACTcttgcagcttgagcacaccagctcacccacacCTCTACTCGAACACTGCAAAACTACTCCATGCTACACAGTGACAAGTTGTCACATTGGGAATAATTCAGCAATATGTAATTGAACTGGAAACCAACTACAGAAGATACAGAAAACCATGCTGGAAGGTGACAGATTGGTTcctttggggggttttttttttacatacaaaaaCCCCTGAAAATCTATGTTTTTAGGACTATGATCAGTACCCTGCAATTTCAAAagtcagccatggtgttgactggtTATTCTGCATATGGGTCATTCCACTTCAATTCACTGAATGCCCCATGCCAGGCCATCTTCAATTTGACTGATTTTCTACTAACGTCATGAATATTGATGACCATGTGTTAAATCTAGGGTCATAGGTAAGCGTAGTTCTTGAgtttaaaaattcttaaagagAGGTGGGGTTATGacaatttttgcattgttttcttcacTTCAATCTTTAGACGTaatttcatcattatttttctcataaagtaTGTCTCAGACTGTCATGATactccacattttaaaactgctATTGGTGCCAATCACAGATGAGCCCACCCCactttaagaatttttaactgaaatgcacagaaaaaaatagacaaatgtgAGCTGGTCAGGCGtgaacctttttttgttttttaatttggtgAATCAAGTGGAATCACCCCTATATTAAACACCATGTTCCTAATTTACAAggtaaaaacttgattttcactggagggatCTTTAAAGGTCCACTAGATGTTACTGCTGTCTTTTGTTACATGAACATTCACAGAATATGGTCCAAACTCTGCCCAAATTCAGTCTGTCCAGTTAAAGGTCGCCACTTCTTCAAAAGTAATATAAAAAGTTATTATATTGTGACTTTTAAATTTTAGGTTTTTATCCCAGAGATTGCTTTAATTTGAGGTATGATGTAGGGTTAGTACACAGACTGAGGCTTAcaatacaataatacaatacaataactttattaatccctgaagggaaattcaataaatgcaataatattcaatattattataatattaaatataatattgaATATTGAATATTAAATTGTCATGACCCCACCTCTCTTTaattaatcattattattattattattcaataTTCAACAATATTCAATATCCAAATTCAATCATTTGGATCTCAGTGCAGGTCTGAGCGCAGCAGGAAGTCCCTCCTATCAGCTGCAGTCAGGCTTTTCAATTCACAGTAATCAACATTAATATTTGAACTTATGAGTTGCATATGTTTTAAACTTTTAGAATTTTTCTAACTTCTACACTATGTATATGGTCATACTGATGACCTGCTGTGGgttgtctgtgtgtttacatgttgcTTTTACAAGTAATTTCCTCtaaaggattaataaagtattattattcttatttcactaagtttttttttattgtgttttattttaatttatcctATCTTTTTAAGTATCCTTGCCGCTATGTTGCTGAATGGCAGAACATTGAGCActatttgtcttttgtcttgttaGTTTGTCACATGAGCAAGTACCTGCTTGTCAGGTTCAATGTCTGTTttgtaataaaatgataaaatgcaaTCACTTTCCTGCAAAACATATCTACCCGTggatataaataaagttaccTTACCTTACCTTACCTTAAAGTAGTTAAGTTTATGATAAGTTGATCCAGTGAGGAGGTATTTAAAGTAAAGGTACAAACCAGTGTTCCATAGCTGCCGAAGTACTCCTCATCCTGCCATGGGTCCTCCAAGGAGatgtcctcttcctcctcttcctcggcAGTAACCAGGCGCAGGTAGCTGGCAGGGACGTAACCCGGGACCCCCTGCAGAGTTGCCCACCACCACTCCGCTGAAGGCTTGGAGTGGACGAGCAGCCTGTCTCCCGAGCTGAAACTGCGCTGCAGGGCAAAAGCGACAAAGTCAGGGTTAATTatacaactgttttttttttgggcggGGGGGTTTGGAGATACACAGCTATTAAAGGTCTGCAGGGCTCTCTGACCTGGTCGCTGCCTCCTCCAGTGAAGTCTGACAGGGCAACGTACTCTTCAGGAGATGCTTCATCCTCGTCTTCTTTCTCCGCCTGCATGTTCCGGCGACCGGTCTGCTGTTTGttgtcttctttaaaaaaaaaaaaaaaaaaaaaaaaaaaaaaaagttcagtctGTTCACAAAAGGCCCTATGACCCTGTAAGTTTTAAAACACTGAGTGTATCAGAGCGAAACGAGCGGCAaaacacacacttcagctgGTGTGTGGATCTCAAGCACTTCCTGATTGTACGTCATTTTGCTTTGGCGTGTACTTCACGGGCTGTCGGAAAAATCTCACTTTCTTAAGGCAGACTAAAACTGTGCCCaggggcattttttttcctctgcaggtCGAAGACTGAAAACATAAATTGGAGAAGGACTTGTTTTCTTACTTtataaatgttgcatttcagATAATGTTGAAGAAATACATTCATAAATTCtaaattttacataaaatagACCCTGCTAGTTCTTACTACTAAATGTACAGTGATAAATGTTGTACCTTATAGTAAACACAACATGGAAATAATTTACCTATTTTTTGAGCATTAAATATCTCACAAGTTGGACAGATCTGAAGTCTCTAACTCTGTTGACTCCTTTAAGCTTAAAGATAAGCCTGTTATCGGTGACAACAATATTCTAGGTAATGGTATTCTTGAGCTTATTCTTCTTTACCTTTCAGCTTTTCCCTTCAGGGATCACCACAGTgaatcatctgcttccatctaacTCTCCTctctgcatcctcttctctcacaccaACTGGCTTTATGACTTGAACttattaattctatttttatcAGAAATTTGCTGTATCTCTAAGTTTTTGCATTTCCTCCTATAGTCgaaggccttgtccacacgtagccgtgtttttgtaaaaccgaatatcctgccccctccgtctagaaaaaaacttacgtacacaccacctcgtttttagaaaaaaacttcatccacacctaaccgcataagtacgtttttcagcacattcataagcatgccggacctttaggtggcagtagttccccaaatcctagcaaggtggtggagaataaccgtccttaacgtcgtccttcgcctgtgttgttgaatgtggagcagtatctgggcttgtaaaaacaaggaagtaaaaagcgcctgtacaagaaacagcgcccagaaccttgtgagagcatccatactgttaccgaatgtaaacacaggtcgcatatgtgacgtaagaacatattttgtcgcaggtggtgacgtttcgaaacgcaaaaccccggttactgatgtccacatgcagacgcataaaacggagaattcgcaaatcttcactttggtcggagtttttaaaaagaatcgtttttgatgacgtaaatctgcgttttcgtgtggatgataggccgaatcgtagaaaaatatcttcgttttgtgagatacccggctacgtgtggacaaggcctaagTCTACGTAAATACTTTactaaacaaccaaaataagtAGGAAGTTTTAGAAGCAGATGAACCTTTGTTGCATTAAACCTTATTATTTTTCAATATAGCTTTTTATCCAGTTgtcttttagtatttttatgCTCTCCAGTCTAATTTAtgtcatttatatttaattaatgtATGCGGCTATTGTTTACCAAAATGTTTCTTACACTTTTCTCAATAAAAAAGGTGATcctcaaataaattaaaactgtaaaccCATTGTAAATTACCAGCCCAGACAATGACTGCAGGGGTTCTGTGTGTAGTATAGACCATGTAAGTCTAACAAAAACCTCTGGGAGATTATTCACAGCACATTAAACATTCGGCATGTTTgtacttttacattttcctttagtttccattaaaacacatcagaatTGTGCATTTGACCTATTTTCTCCTTCCCGTTGCCACCAtaaccacatttatttccaagaTGTCCTCTATGATACTACAGCCTAATATGCAGCCTGTTTCAAAGCATTGGAAAAGGGGAACCCGAGAGAGCACTTAAATGCAGCACTACGTTGAAATGAACATAATGGGAACAAAACCTTTCTCTCTGTTTAAAATATCTGGTAGTCTGCACTTAGATCAAAGAGATCTACAGAAAATAAGCACATACATGAGTGAggttactgcaaaaaaaagcacaactcCTTATTGAGACTTACTGCTCCTGCTAGAAATGTACACAAATATAAATGTGTACCTAAATAAGTATATAGTAGATCAGAAATAATCATATCACATGCTCGTCAGTTTACCGTTGACACATGGTATGGTATTCACCCCACCTTCCCTCTCTCTCATCAAAAAGCTCAGTTTCCTCAActatataaaaacattctttgtAAAATGTTTCCTTGTTTCTTTAAAAGAATGAGATTTCTTTTTTGACACTCCCTGGTTGCTTTGTTCTGGGACAAATAAAAGTGTAAGGAGGTACTGAAGGACTTTATACAGtataaaaatatcacaaaatattttatttaaaaaaggaaaaatgaactCTATGAACAAATAATATAAccaaatataaatacaattgacATTCTACATTCTTACAAATACCCTAGCCTGATTCTATGtcaggataaaaaaaagaaaaaagttttacaCATTTGTTTCATCATCTCAGTAAATCAAGGGTTAGGAGGTGTTTGGAATATTAATTCAGTCCTATACAGAGTGTTTGTTTGCAGCCTGCTCATCATGATGGCCAACTCTATAGGATTAATTTCAGAAGCATGTCACACATCCTTGGTGAGACGTCTCAGCTGTCTTTTGTCTTTGACTTGAGAAAGGGCTTGTGGAGCACGTCAAAGAGTCGTCTCGCCTGAAAGCACAAAATGTCAACATGGTAAGTCTGCTAATGTTTCATCTACACTCTGTATATTAACATCCTACATGTGTAGCTCTCCTCACTTTTTGTGGTCCGAGGCCTGGACAGAGAACCAAGTCTTCTTTAGAGGCACTGATGATCCCTTCTACTGACTGTaaagtaacaaaacaaaatgtgtcatCTCTATATATTGACTGGCTCTGTGAGAACATCACTAAATGAAACTAATAAGTAGCGTCAAATTGTTTAATCAGAGTACACAATCAAATCAGTctcttggtgtgtgtgtgtgtgtgcatttacacCAGTTATAGAATGGCATCAATCTGATTAAATTAATACTTGCTGCACACAGCAGCTAATGGAGCGGAAATACTGTTTTCTGTTCACCGGTACTCACCGAGAAAGTCGATAACAAGGTAATggcatcagttttatttatagacTTCACGGTGGTCAAGCAATCTGTAACCTTAAAGCAAGCATAGAAATAGAATCAGCATTGTATTGTTTGAACATGGAAAGATGCTGCAAGACTTTGGCAAATACACTGATGGCACACTCAGTACTTTTTGATGACATTTCTGGTTATTTACAATGAGTTTAAATTtaatacatttgattttataGTGATCTGAGTTTATAAATTGGCAAAATTAAGTCAAAAAATCAGTAACAAACTTTAAACCTTTGAATAAAAATGGTGAAtccacacacacctttgacagATAGTCTTTTTCGACCTGCTCCTTGAGGAGGTCCGCTGGTTTCTTTTCATATGACTTATATGTTTCCAGGTAACGTCCTGCCTCTTCTGGACTGCCAATTcaacatgaacaaaacaaaaaaagacaaagagaaaatatgttACAGTGAGGCTCAaaaggctaatttccatctgctgATTCCagccagagaaaaaaaaatctgaataaaacaaCTATCAAGGACAAACACAGATGCATTATGTAACACATTCCAAAAACAGAACTGTCTGACTTTCTCTTCTGATTACATATGTTTTAGACAGGAAGGACAGGATCATGAGCACATcatcaaaaattaaacacttaaaaaccATTTCCCAGTACATTCCTTTATGTTATATGTCATCTGTTGCAGGCCTTACCTCCAAGCCAAGATGAGAGTGCAGTCAGCCATGATGCAGATGCAAGCCAGGTCCTTTAATGCATGATGAGGATCTTTCTGTGATGGAGAAACAAtgtcaaagagaaaaactacaTTAATTCTTCAggcttcatatttttttaaaaaggaatttaGGGTTGTAAATTTGTTGCAAGTAGAGAtgtcttgatttttttaaacacttctgAGTTTTTTCCCCACACAGAAGCTAGTATTTGTCAGCTTTTGGATCTATTTTGTTTCTACACACAGTGCCAAAAATAGCCTCCAGCTGCACACTTCACACTCCAGTTGCACCATTGTTAGCCAAACTAATTCAGCAGAGTCAAGGCATATTTCACATATGAATAGATCTGAATGCTAACTTTACAGCTTTCCTGTAACAGCTTGGTAAATGCTCTTtaattttgttaaatattacaTCACTGTATGGTCAAATTTTTGCCAGCACTTAGTAATGGAAGCTGCCATTACCTACCTGAGAGCTGTTACAGTTAAGAAGCTAGAACCACAACAATGTAGAGGTATTTTTGTccctgtttttgctgtttaaagatgctttaaagtttacattttttctgaTAGTCTTAACCAGATGATCTCAAAAGAACAAACCATTTGGAAAATATAACTGTAAATACAGTTTTCACAAAGCAGTACTTGAGAACTTTTGAGGTAATAAATctaagcatatatatatatatatatatatatatatacatgtatatatatatatatatatatatatatatatatatatatatatatatatatatatatatatgcaagaGAAATTTGAAATGCAAGCAGGCAAATTAGTAAATGGAGGAGCAAAGGTAAAAATATACCAAATTTTCtatcttttctatttttttagatattccatttattttatgatACTTATTATATTGTTGTTAAAGTATTGgctataaataaacataaaatatatttatgacTCCATAGAAAAGCTGGTGTAGCTGCAGCATAGCGGCGTTAAATAAAGGTCACAATTTCGTCTGATTTCATTTGTAAACATCAAATTATGCCCTCTAATGtgacaaaacattattttcttacCACATCTACTTGAACCAGTAGCACTCGCAGGGTGAACGTCTGTCCAAGCTGCTTCAGACGGTCGTGGATGTAGTTTGGATTGAGGTTGTGATACCTCAGACTTTGTGTCAGAcccaaaaccaacaacaaaacacaaacgagaaagaaaacatataaaaaGTTAATCGTCACTCATCAATTATGAAAACCTAATCCTGTGCTCATACAAAAGATTTATTGTGCGGGAAAACATGCTTTtctgacaacaaaataaaatatcaattaaAAAATGCCTGTACCTGTTTCTGCTCTATGTGCATATGCAAACATCTTTTTTAAGGTACACACACAAATAGTTCATGAAGTACTAACACCCACCTGAGGAAGAGAGCACAGGTTGTCTGTCCCAAAACATAGTCTGGCACAACATCTCCAAACTCCCACGGAACACTTCTCACAAACTTCAGAATGGGATTACCCCTCtaaataagtaaaaacaaaCGTGTAACCTGCTGCTTACCATTGTGCAAGAAGAAACAACATGTGAAACttgagaaacaacaaaagacactaATCTGCCATAATGAATCGCTCAAAATTGGAATGTGATGCTGAATtgaaatagtaataatatttagaaTGACCGGATGAATGCATGGCTTTGATGCATACCTGTCGTGGACTCACAACAATGCTGCTCCCAGATCCCACTGGTTTAGGACCCAGACTGAGGCTCGGATCTGACTTTTGACAGTCCCCCTCTGTGCCCGCCACTTGTGTCTCCTTACTTTTGTTAACCTCGTCAGACTGAACCTCTGTCCCTTTAGCTGTTTCACCTCCTCCTACATCAGAGGATCCTGCATCTGGCTCGTTTTGCTTCAGACTGAAAGCTCCAGCACTGAGTAGTTTGGAGGGGGCATCTCTctgtggagcagcagctgcattGCTTTTACTCTGAACGACATATTCTGCATAGGACAAAGGCTGGCCCACTGCCTCAGGAACCGGTTTAGAGGTTGTTGCAGCTGAGGTGTTTTCTCCTCCTTTAGATGAAGACTGGAACTGAGGCTTTGGCTGTAATACAAACACATTGAAAGTCTGTCTGAGAAGCAAGAAATCTAAACGAAATCGTGTTAAACAAGCACTCACGATTCTAGCACGATAACCTAAGCACTACCTTGTGTGGCTAAGATGGTATGCTGATTTTTAAATTCCATAAAATTAACACTGAAAGTACTAGCTGGAAAGCTAATTCGCTGCTAGCTAAGCAGCTGCTAACGTAATTCTAGCAGAATACAGACCGGTGTTCTTTCTTTGGTGAAAGCAGAATCGTCCAGGTTGATGTTAAACCTCCTCTTCATGTCTTTCACTTAATGGAGGTCTTTTAAAGTAAACACATGATCCTGGTCGAGCAATTTTAGTCAAACTTCCGGTAACGTTTGTCACTTTTTGACCGCTGACAGTCAAGTCAGAGCAGCTATTGTGTTACTTCCACAACATCCGTGCATAGactgtcagaataaaagcacagaCAACACTAGTAACTGAAGAAAACTCGGCTCAAATTATATAgttagcacattttttaaactgaaattcCTTGTTGCTATTTAATCTGGTGTTGTATGAAGTACAGCGAAAAAGTATTCCTCCACTGGGGCGCTAAGGACACATGAATATACCAAATATCCGGTATACGTCAAGATAATTTCATTTGTCTTCACAACCATTATCTACAGATTGCATTTGTCCATTTGAACACAGTGGTTCCAAATGCTCCGAAATATTTCATGAAGCTGCAGAAATTAgcttatttacatgtttatataaCCATCATAGAGAGCTTCCATCTAGTAGAGGATTCAATcgattaaaagcagaaaaaacgggttgatttgcatttgtttttgttgctacCTTGCTGATGAGTAatgcttattatttttttagtatCATTGTCAAAATTACGTTTTACTTTTCAATTTTAGtcttagtttagtttagttatATTATTCAGTACTGTAAAGTAATATCAAAAGAATTTTCTTCCGAATTAATaaaatcttatcttatcttatcttatcttatcttatcttatcttatcttatcttatcttatcttatcttatcttatcttatcttatcttatcttatcttatcttatcttatcttatcacgtgtactttaaaatgctaaatatatatacatattatttttttaattatgtatTTGTTGATCCAACTGCTCTATGTGTCTTAAATTTCCcccagaagacatttttttttttttaatttaattacagCACTTTTGTCAACTCaggctatttttttaaatgtcggCCTACCATATGAATAAACTCGATTTGTATAACAACCAAgtacaataaaaaactggatttattttttttgccatagtACACTGCCATAAATAATTGATATGATGGTACACATCGTgattaaacaagaaaatgagaCGATCATGCTACACAATCCAAGTTTACCACGGTTTGCTACGTTTGCTACAATGGAGCGTGCAGTTGCCTAGGAGACAGTGACGCCGCCATTCAAACCGCGCAGCATGGCATGTTGGGATACCTTTCCCCATCATGGCGGAGCAGTTAGTTGGCTAACGTCAACGGTTAGCATATTCAGCGATTGTTTGGTTTCGTGAAATCTGGGACTGCAGCCGCCTGGCATTTTCTACACAGGAACTGCATCCACCGAACATAAACTGGGTAGGTTTGGGCTACAGAACTCACTCAACGAACGAGTTTTTGAAACAAATAGCAGCTAAATATTTTAGCGTAGCAAGATAGCAGGTGAAATAGCTAAAAGCATGCTAACACTCGGCTAGCGGTGATGCCCTCGCTGGTGAAAGCTTGCTGTGAAATGAGGCCGCAGCGTGCAGGCCTGCGTTTGGTTCTTCTAGTTGGCGTGTTGTCCAGTTGGTAAGCGTTCACGTTGAACTAAATTACAGCTAATTGAAAAGCataaagtatttgttttattaatttaagcTAGCGCCTGCCAGCTAATGCCAGTTGCAGTCATCTATGAATGAAAGTTAGCAACAGCGGTGCAGGCCCGACTGTGGTTAGCGTTATCTAACGTGTTAACGAACCGTCGTAGTTGaaaactttttgtcttttgcttcTATTGTCCTTGCTACTGTAGACATACGTGCACAGATTTGCATTAGGCAGTAACTTAACACTCTGGCAGATTGTATCAGGAACAGAAGAGCTAACTTAGCTTTGTTTATCGTGCTGTAAATCTCAAATAACATGTTGGCAAACGGATACTGGGATGGTTAGCTTTAGCTTCAATTGAAGAGGTAATATCTGCTAGACGTGATGGCTATATTACTTTAAGTGTAACATACTGTGTTAGCATTGTTATTTTCAGACGAGTAACTATCGAAGGGCAAAGGCTGATTCTTTACGTAACTAAAGCCTGTAAATTATTTGAACAATTTGCCTAAAACAGAGTGCGCGCTTCACGTTAAGGCTGTATTGCCTCGTTTATATACGTCTGTACCTGCTTTTATCCGGATCAGACCGTCTTAACTTGCAAATACACATAGCTTCATGTCTATAGTAgcaataaaagtgtttttttgtgaagCTTTAAGATTTTTCTGATGAAATAATTGTGACCCAACAATGTTTGCAGTTTCTGGTGTAATCAGGCACGAAATCCAGGAGCATTACTATACTGCTATTGTGTTGTTTCCACTATTTAAGCTACATATGTTTGGTCTGTCAAATTTCCTTGTTTAGACTGAAAATCATTTGGGGATGGATTTCTTATATAAAACAATTAttcttttttgtgattattcTATGCAGTGTAATCTTCCAAATATAACCCTtataagtttttttaaaaagtcattttgaagCAGTAACATTTTAGTTACCATGAAGGGGCTGCAATTATTTTTGGCAAGTGGAAAACTGCATTATATGACCTGAACTGATTCTTTAAAGCTAATTCAACCGGTAAAAACAACTGGAGGAGTTCGAATTTTGGGAACAGAGCAGGCAGCGTAATATAGAGGCACATGGATAACTGTAGAGTAACTACTTTCCTTAATTAATGGAACACTTTGatcaaaaaacactttttttatttaccagtAGTAAACAAATTAGGTTTCTCTGCACATGATGGGGTTAGGtctaaaaatataacaaatatgTATACAATAAATTgtcaaatgaaactgaaatgacTCCATTTGGAGTAAGGATTTTAATGCTCAATAGTCACATATTTCTGAAATTTGTGTGCATTAACACTTTGTAATGTTGATAGACACTGGAGGGAGTCCTACTCTTGGTTTAGGATGTGTTCTGACTACTCTGTCCTTGATCGATATGACATTAGGTTATTGTGCCAACACTCCTCTATTTAAGTTCTGGCAGATCATTTTAGTCTCTGGCTACATCTCGGTCAGTAGTGTTAAAGGGAAGGCATTTTGCCTCAGGAAGCATTAGGTATTTGCAGTTCATCCAGTCCCCAAAGATAGGTAATCTCCTAGAAGACACAGGCCAGTGTTCACTTGCAcctcttttttctgttgtttgtgtttttgttttgttatgttattttaaacac
This DNA window, taken from Amphiprion ocellaris isolate individual 3 ecotype Okinawa chromosome 11, ASM2253959v1, whole genome shotgun sequence, encodes the following:
- the ercc1 gene encoding DNA excision repair protein ERCC-1; this translates as MKRRFNINLDDSAFTKERTPPKPQFQSSSKGGENTSAATTSKPVPEAVGQPLSYAEYVVQSKSNAAAAPQRDAPSKLLSAGAFSLKQNEPDAGSSDVGGGETAKGTEVQSDEVNKSKETQVAGTEGDCQKSDPSLSLGPKPVGSGSSIVVSPRQRGNPILKFVRSVPWEFGDVVPDYVLGQTTCALFLSLRYHNLNPNYIHDRLKQLGQTFTLRVLLVQVDVKDPHHALKDLACICIMADCTLILAWSPEEAGRYLETYKSYEKKPADLLKEQVEKDYLSKVTDCLTTVKSINKTDAITLLSTFSSVEGIISASKEDLVLCPGLGPQKARRLFDVLHKPFLKSKTKDS